In Woeseia oceani, one DNA window encodes the following:
- a CDS encoding tetratricopeptide repeat-containing sulfotransferase family protein: MPSATPNPVNDLPAALRLAVDTLQRNPQEALVQAEQIASAHPGSVAALKIKGVSLRLLGEPLKALEVIEPICAQEQESADLLHELGLCLGAAGRGDEAIAVLQRAVTLDETHAGAWRTLGDQFSAANNKSAAESAYERHLALSSRHPELVEAARFLRAGNIPKAEQLTRDVLKKDPVDVVAIRMLATIGIRIGQFDDACKLLERCLQLAPGFHMARQNYALALFRRNELDEALEQVNKLLIAEPNNPNYLILKGTILVRRGDHEPALELYERILKDYPNQSAVHMNYGHTLKSVGRLDEGIRAYRKSIELSPSAGEAYWSLANLKTFRFSDDDIHAMEAQISKDGDPVEQAHLSFALGKAYEDRKEYDAAFNAYHRGNAVRGEQQRFDPKINVVNTARQIRTLTREFFAEREGWGSLAADPIFIVGLPRAGSTLLEQILASHSQVEGTAELPDIIGISRVLGEKSRKNPASYYPEILAKLDRQKVQELGDGYISSTSVQRHGTPFFIDKMPNNFQHIGLIHLILPNAKIIDARRHPMAGCFSCYKQLFARGQTFTYDLTTLGRYYRDYVSLMDHWDAVLPGRVHRVQYEDMVADSEQQIRNLLDYCGLPFEEQCLQFYKTERVVRTPSSEQVRQPIYKDGLEQWRHFEQHLEPLKAALGPVLERYPID, encoded by the coding sequence ATGCCCAGTGCCACACCCAACCCAGTGAATGACCTGCCCGCCGCCCTGCGCCTTGCCGTCGACACGTTGCAACGCAACCCGCAGGAGGCACTGGTACAAGCGGAACAGATAGCGTCTGCACACCCGGGTTCGGTGGCCGCATTAAAAATTAAGGGAGTCTCCCTGCGCTTGCTGGGTGAGCCGTTGAAAGCGCTGGAGGTCATCGAGCCGATCTGCGCACAAGAGCAGGAGTCGGCGGATCTCCTGCACGAACTGGGCTTGTGCCTCGGCGCGGCCGGACGTGGCGACGAAGCGATTGCCGTGCTGCAGCGCGCTGTCACGCTGGACGAAACGCATGCCGGTGCCTGGCGCACGCTCGGTGATCAATTCAGCGCCGCCAACAACAAGAGTGCGGCGGAAAGCGCTTACGAGCGGCACCTGGCATTGTCCAGTCGCCACCCCGAACTGGTCGAAGCCGCACGCTTTCTGCGCGCGGGTAATATCCCCAAGGCAGAACAGCTCACCCGCGATGTACTGAAGAAGGACCCGGTCGATGTCGTCGCTATCCGCATGCTCGCGACCATCGGCATCCGGATTGGGCAGTTCGACGACGCCTGCAAACTACTGGAACGCTGTCTGCAGCTCGCGCCCGGCTTCCACATGGCCCGCCAGAATTATGCGCTGGCGCTGTTTCGTCGCAACGAACTCGACGAAGCGCTTGAGCAGGTCAACAAGCTGCTGATCGCGGAACCGAACAACCCGAATTACCTGATCCTGAAAGGCACGATTCTGGTGCGACGCGGCGATCACGAACCCGCGCTCGAATTGTACGAACGCATACTCAAGGACTACCCGAACCAGTCCGCGGTGCACATGAACTACGGCCACACGCTGAAATCCGTGGGCCGCCTGGACGAAGGCATACGCGCCTACCGGAAGAGCATTGAACTGAGCCCGAGTGCTGGCGAAGCTTACTGGAGTCTGGCAAACCTCAAGACTTTCCGCTTCAGCGATGACGACATTCACGCCATGGAGGCGCAGATTAGTAAGGATGGCGATCCTGTCGAACAAGCACACCTGTCGTTTGCACTCGGCAAGGCCTATGAGGATCGCAAAGAATACGATGCGGCGTTCAATGCCTACCATCGCGGCAATGCCGTGCGCGGTGAGCAACAACGCTTCGATCCCAAGATCAACGTGGTCAACACGGCGCGCCAGATCAGAACCCTGACCCGCGAATTTTTTGCCGAGCGCGAGGGCTGGGGCTCCTTGGCAGCGGACCCGATATTTATCGTCGGCTTGCCACGCGCCGGGTCAACCCTGCTCGAACAAATTCTGGCCAGCCACAGCCAGGTGGAAGGCACAGCGGAATTGCCGGACATCATAGGCATTTCCCGTGTACTGGGGGAGAAGTCCCGCAAGAACCCGGCTTCTTACTACCCGGAAATTCTCGCGAAGCTCGACCGCCAAAAGGTTCAGGAGCTGGGCGATGGCTACATCAGCAGCACGTCCGTGCAACGTCATGGCACGCCGTTTTTCATCGACAAGATGCCGAACAACTTTCAGCACATCGGGCTGATTCATTTGATCCTGCCGAACGCAAAGATCATTGATGCCCGGCGGCACCCGATGGCCGGCTGCTTCTCCTGCTACAAGCAATTGTTCGCGCGCGGCCAGACGTTCACCTATGACCTGACTACGCTGGGCCGCTACTACCGCGATTACGTCAGCCTGATGGATCACTGGGATGCGGTACTACCAGGACGGGTACACCGCGTGCAATACGAGGACATGGTCGCGGACAGCGAGCAGCAGATTCGCAATCTGCTCGACTATTGCGGGCTGCCGTTCGAAGAGCAATGCCTGCAGTTCTACAAGACGGAACGCGTGGTGCGCACGCCGAGCTCAGAGCAGGTCCGGCAACCCATTTACAAAGACGGTCTGGAGCAATGGCGGCACTTTGAACAGCACCTCGAGCCGCTGAAAGCAGCGCTCGGCCCCGTGCTCGAGCGCTACCCCATCGATTGA
- a CDS encoding cytochrome d ubiquinol oxidase subunit II, which yields MHELIPDLSQPAGWLPLAFMLVMGLSILAYVILDGFDLGVGLLIPFASEEQKDRMIASIGPFWDANETWLVLGIGILLVAFPRAHGIILGELYLPVALMLLGITLRGVAFDFRVKAHADHKDTWNKAFFAGSLITSLAQGYMLGRVVTGFDHGAWSYLFPVLIGLCLASGYTLLGATWLIIKTIDELQLKAVRWGQRALLLLAVGVAAVSITTPLVSERVYEKWFGIENMLVLWPIPAMTAALFFILHRTLRRLPVRLADNNQYGEWVPFVTTVGIFLLAFHGLAYSLFPYLVLDRLTIWEAASAPASLMFMFVGTAIVLPVIIAYSVFSYRVFSGKAQALEYE from the coding sequence ATGCATGAATTGATTCCTGACCTCAGCCAGCCCGCCGGCTGGTTGCCACTGGCCTTCATGCTGGTGATGGGTTTGTCGATCCTGGCTTACGTCATCCTCGACGGCTTTGATTTGGGGGTCGGACTGCTGATTCCGTTCGCGTCTGAAGAACAGAAGGACCGCATGATCGCGTCCATCGGCCCATTCTGGGATGCCAACGAAACCTGGCTGGTCCTCGGTATCGGTATCCTGCTGGTCGCCTTTCCGCGCGCCCACGGCATTATTCTCGGCGAACTGTATTTGCCAGTAGCGCTGATGCTGCTCGGTATTACCTTGCGCGGTGTTGCCTTTGACTTCCGGGTCAAAGCGCATGCCGATCACAAAGACACCTGGAACAAAGCCTTTTTTGCGGGTTCGCTCATCACCTCTTTAGCACAAGGCTACATGCTCGGCCGCGTAGTGACCGGTTTCGATCACGGCGCCTGGAGTTATTTGTTCCCTGTTCTGATCGGTCTCTGCCTCGCGTCTGGCTACACCCTGCTCGGTGCAACCTGGCTCATCATAAAGACGATCGACGAGCTGCAGTTGAAAGCCGTGCGTTGGGGGCAACGTGCATTGTTGTTGCTGGCTGTTGGTGTGGCCGCCGTATCCATTACAACGCCACTGGTCAGCGAGCGTGTGTACGAGAAGTGGTTTGGCATCGAAAACATGCTGGTGCTATGGCCTATCCCCGCGATGACCGCAGCACTGTTCTTTATCCTGCATCGGACATTGAGGCGGCTCCCGGTACGTCTGGCCGACAACAATCAGTACGGTGAATGGGTGCCGTTCGTGACCACGGTAGGCATCTTCCTGCTGGCATTTCACGGCCTCGCGTACAGCTTGTTTCCCTACCTCGTGCTGGATCGTTTGACGATCTGGGAAGCGGCCAGCGCGCCGGCATCACTGATGTTCATGTTCGTTGGAACCGCGATCGTGTTGCCAGTCATCATCGCCTACTCGGTATTTTCCTACCGCGTGTTTAGCGGCAAAGCGCAGGCGCTGGAATACGAGTAA
- a CDS encoding cytochrome ubiquinol oxidase subunit I: MSTFDPLLLSRIQFAVNISFHILFPMITIALAWVLLFFKIQYDRSGDSQWINAYRLWVKVFALSFALGVVSGITMSFQFGTNWPGYMETVGNIAGPLLAYEVLTAFFLEATFLGIMLFGFKRVSNRVHTIATALVAIGTSVSAFWILALNSWMQTPAGFEMIDGAAHVTSWWEAIFNPSFGYRLLHTVTASFLTASFLLAGLSAYRWRRGDRTPAVKAALRTGLYLAAVLAPMQIVIGDLHGLNTLEHQPAKVAAMEGLWETRKGAPLVLFAIPDATTQSNKLAVTVPKLASLILTHDLDGEVQGIDAFPDAHPPVGPVFWAFRIMVATGLLMLLMSWLGTFAMFRRGEPGPALTRGLIWMTFSGWLAVLSGWYTTEIGRQPFLVAGILRTEDAVTSVPATSIGATLIAYLVMYAVLIYAYVSVVFYLARQAGLGTTKKSAPRAYGTSPLTHESTSPEADHA, encoded by the coding sequence GTGAGTACATTTGATCCGCTGTTGTTGTCGCGCATCCAGTTCGCGGTAAATATCAGTTTCCATATCCTGTTTCCCATGATCACCATCGCGCTCGCCTGGGTCTTGCTGTTTTTCAAAATCCAGTACGACCGTAGTGGTGACAGTCAATGGATCAATGCCTACCGCCTGTGGGTGAAAGTGTTTGCCTTGAGTTTCGCGCTCGGTGTGGTCAGCGGCATTACGATGAGTTTCCAGTTCGGTACCAACTGGCCGGGCTACATGGAAACGGTTGGCAATATTGCGGGCCCGTTACTCGCCTACGAAGTGCTCACCGCGTTTTTTCTCGAAGCGACCTTTCTCGGCATCATGCTGTTTGGCTTCAAGCGGGTCAGTAACCGGGTCCATACCATCGCCACCGCGCTGGTCGCAATCGGTACCAGCGTGTCGGCATTCTGGATACTGGCCCTGAACTCGTGGATGCAAACACCGGCCGGCTTCGAGATGATCGATGGCGCCGCACACGTGACGAGTTGGTGGGAAGCAATTTTCAATCCTTCGTTTGGCTACCGCCTTCTGCACACCGTCACGGCCTCATTCCTGACCGCCAGCTTCCTGTTGGCAGGTTTGTCGGCCTATCGCTGGCGACGCGGTGACCGCACGCCGGCTGTCAAAGCCGCGCTGCGCACCGGTTTGTACCTCGCTGCAGTCCTGGCCCCGATGCAGATCGTTATCGGCGATTTGCACGGACTGAACACGCTGGAGCATCAGCCGGCCAAGGTGGCGGCAATGGAAGGCTTGTGGGAAACCCGGAAAGGCGCACCGCTCGTACTGTTCGCGATTCCTGATGCGACTACGCAAAGCAACAAGCTGGCGGTCACCGTGCCGAAACTCGCCTCCCTGATCCTGACTCACGATCTTGACGGCGAGGTACAGGGCATTGATGCGTTCCCCGATGCACATCCGCCCGTCGGTCCGGTGTTCTGGGCGTTTCGGATCATGGTTGCCACGGGTTTGCTCATGCTGCTGATGTCGTGGCTGGGCACGTTCGCGATGTTCAGGCGTGGCGAGCCCGGACCGGCGCTGACCCGCGGACTCATCTGGATGACCTTCTCCGGCTGGCTAGCGGTGTTAAGCGGCTGGTACACGACGGAGATCGGCCGGCAGCCCTTCCTCGTCGCCGGAATTTTGCGGACCGAGGATGCTGTCACGAGTGTGCCAGCCACGAGCATCGGTGCCACGCTGATCGCTTACCTCGTCATGTATGCGGTGCTGATTTACGCCTATGTCTCGGTCGTCTTCTACCTTGCGCGTCAGGCAGGGCTCGGTACAACCAAGAAGTCAGCACCCCGTGCCTACGGCACGTCGCCGCTGACCCACGAGTCAACCTCGCCGGAGGCCGATCATGCATGA
- a CDS encoding TonB-dependent receptor, producing the protein MQEYRKKPLALAISAALTGSALMAAVATPAVAQESQQGRALEEIVVTAQKRTENLQDVPVSVQVLGNTQLEQLNVNGFEDYIEFLPSVSYTSAGPGYGILYMRGISSGGDGVHSGSMPSVGVYLDEQPVTTIGQILDVHIYDIARIETLAGPQGTLFGQGSQAGTLRIISNEPVMEEFQGSYDIGVDTVKNGDLGYTLEGMVNVPISDRAALRLVGWRESQGGYIDNIPGAITYAASGISVDNADLVEDDFNNVITTGGRALLKIDLNDRWTVTPGLMYQEQESNGVWAHDPEDFGDLNAVRFFEDGQDEDWLQSALTIEGELTDSLNLVYAVSHLDRNVDSTSDYTGYAEYLEDLYAGWGYDCYHYDAMGGCADPSQYIHGDETFSRLSHEIRLQSTGDSDFHWIVGAFSQKQVHNFDLQWIVPDMNSANSVIEGGNTVWQTYQVRTDRDEAYFGQFGYDFTDQLSVTAGIRHFKYDNRLYGFNGFIGHCTGTYDSNGNFTEDRVNGTVQYPCFDTRILDDSTKGDGESYKITLDYRLNDDAMLYATYSEGFRSGGVNRARVPGIPKYAPDWVYNHEIGWKTTLLDGRVRFNGAAYMLDWENFQYAFLDFSISNLTIIGNVGQARTYGTEFDLTWLATDRLNLSFAGSFNKAELEEPYWQTSEDRDDGLPPRAPTGQEMPYVPKVQMTSIARYDVDMLGFPGYLQAAASYTGSSWNDLETALRVKQAAYTLVNLSAGIQGEDWNVDLFLNNVTDERAQIDISIPSYGGALDSRTYTNRPRSFGIRFGKRFD; encoded by the coding sequence ATGCAGGAATATCGAAAGAAGCCGCTAGCGCTTGCGATCTCGGCAGCTCTGACCGGTTCGGCGTTGATGGCGGCGGTGGCAACGCCGGCCGTGGCGCAGGAGTCTCAACAAGGCAGAGCGCTTGAAGAAATCGTCGTCACCGCACAGAAACGCACAGAAAACCTGCAGGACGTGCCGGTATCTGTGCAAGTGCTGGGCAATACCCAACTCGAGCAACTTAACGTCAACGGCTTCGAGGACTACATCGAATTTCTGCCGTCGGTCTCCTACACCTCAGCGGGTCCCGGCTACGGCATTCTGTACATGCGCGGCATATCCAGCGGCGGTGACGGCGTGCATTCCGGTTCCATGCCGAGTGTCGGCGTTTATCTGGACGAGCAACCGGTCACGACCATCGGTCAGATCCTTGACGTGCATATCTACGACATCGCACGTATCGAAACCCTGGCGGGCCCGCAAGGCACCTTGTTTGGTCAGGGCAGCCAGGCCGGCACACTGCGCATCATCAGCAACGAACCGGTCATGGAAGAATTCCAGGGCAGCTACGACATCGGCGTGGATACCGTCAAGAACGGCGATCTGGGCTACACCCTCGAGGGCATGGTGAACGTGCCGATTTCCGACCGTGCGGCATTGCGTCTGGTCGGCTGGCGTGAATCGCAGGGCGGCTACATCGACAATATCCCGGGCGCCATCACCTACGCGGCCAGCGGTATCTCGGTTGATAACGCGGACCTGGTGGAAGACGACTTCAACAACGTCATCACGACCGGTGGTCGTGCGCTGCTGAAAATCGATCTCAATGACCGCTGGACGGTCACCCCAGGGTTGATGTACCAGGAGCAGGAGTCCAACGGTGTCTGGGCGCATGACCCGGAAGACTTTGGTGATCTCAATGCCGTGCGGTTTTTCGAAGACGGGCAGGACGAAGACTGGTTGCAATCAGCACTGACCATTGAAGGCGAGCTGACCGACAGCCTGAACCTTGTCTACGCGGTATCACACCTGGATCGCAACGTGGACAGCACCTCCGACTACACCGGCTATGCGGAATACCTGGAAGATCTCTACGCCGGTTGGGGTTACGACTGCTACCACTATGATGCAATGGGCGGTTGTGCCGATCCGTCACAGTACATTCACGGCGACGAGACCTTTTCCCGTCTGAGTCACGAAATACGCCTGCAGTCCACGGGCGACAGCGATTTTCACTGGATCGTCGGTGCCTTCTCGCAGAAGCAGGTGCATAACTTCGATCTGCAGTGGATTGTTCCGGATATGAATTCTGCCAACTCGGTTATCGAAGGCGGCAACACTGTGTGGCAAACCTATCAGGTCCGCACCGACCGGGATGAAGCGTACTTCGGTCAGTTTGGCTACGACTTCACGGACCAGTTGAGCGTCACCGCGGGCATCCGGCATTTCAAATACGACAACCGCTTGTACGGCTTCAATGGCTTTATCGGCCATTGCACCGGCACCTACGATTCCAACGGCAACTTCACGGAAGACCGGGTCAACGGCACCGTGCAGTACCCGTGTTTCGACACGCGAATTCTTGATGATTCGACAAAGGGTGACGGCGAGAGCTACAAGATCACGCTGGACTACCGTCTGAATGACGATGCCATGTTGTACGCAACGTACTCGGAAGGCTTCCGCTCTGGCGGCGTCAACCGGGCGCGCGTGCCGGGCATTCCAAAGTACGCGCCCGACTGGGTCTACAACCACGAGATCGGCTGGAAAACGACCCTGCTTGACGGCCGGGTACGGTTCAACGGTGCGGCCTACATGCTGGACTGGGAGAACTTCCAGTACGCGTTCCTGGACTTCTCGATCTCCAACCTGACCATCATCGGCAACGTTGGCCAGGCACGTACCTACGGTACGGAGTTTGACCTGACATGGCTGGCGACGGACCGGCTCAATTTGTCGTTCGCGGGTTCCTTCAACAAGGCCGAGCTGGAAGAGCCGTACTGGCAGACCAGCGAAGACCGCGACGACGGGCTGCCGCCGCGAGCACCAACCGGTCAGGAAATGCCGTACGTGCCGAAAGTGCAGATGACATCCATCGCCCGCTACGATGTGGACATGCTGGGTTTCCCAGGCTATTTGCAGGCAGCGGCATCGTACACCGGCTCAAGCTGGAACGATCTGGAAACGGCATTGCGGGTGAAACAGGCGGCTTACACGCTGGTTAATCTGTCCGCCGGTATTCAGGGCGAAGACTGGAACGTTGATCTGTTCCTGAACAACGTGACAGACGAACGTGCGCAGATCGACATCTCGATACCGAGCTACGGCGGGGCGCTTGATTCCCGGACGTACACCAACCGGCCAAGGTCGTTCGGGATACGCTTCGGCAAACGCTTCGACTAA
- a CDS encoding GbsR/MarR family transcriptional regulator: MTPTRYQQAFILHFGEMGSRWGINRTVGQIYALLYVSESPLNADDITGALGMSRSNVSMGLKELQSWRLVRLRHLPGDRREYFSAPEDIWQILQTLVEERRKREIDPTMSMLRDALMESTVKPSDEYARHRMQDMLDLMELVTGWMNELSDLDRATVVKLMKLGGGVKKLVGVRAKPAASAAS, from the coding sequence ATGACCCCGACCCGCTACCAGCAAGCTTTCATCCTGCATTTTGGCGAAATGGGCAGTCGCTGGGGCATCAACCGAACGGTCGGCCAGATCTACGCCCTGTTGTACGTGAGCGAATCCCCGTTGAACGCGGACGACATCACGGGCGCACTCGGCATGTCGCGTTCCAACGTCAGCATGGGCCTGAAGGAGCTGCAATCCTGGCGCCTCGTGCGCTTGCGGCACTTGCCGGGCGACCGGCGCGAATACTTTTCCGCTCCGGAAGATATCTGGCAAATACTGCAGACGCTGGTTGAGGAGCGTCGCAAACGGGAAATCGACCCGACGATGAGCATGCTGCGCGATGCGCTGATGGAATCGACGGTCAAACCGAGCGATGAGTACGCAAGGCATCGCATGCAAGACATGCTGGACCTGATGGAGCTGGTGACCGGCTGGATGAACGAGTTGAGCGATCTAGACCGTGCAACGGTTGTAAAACTGATGAAACTGGGCGGTGGCGTCAAGAAGCTGGTCGGCGTGCGTGCTAAACCGGCGGCCTCCGCCGCATCCTGA
- a CDS encoding N-acyl-D-amino-acid deacylase family protein, whose translation MTYRMTIRATLAAWLLASMLTACGESGEALTEASTDSLLIHNASIVDGSGKAAYTADLRISGERILAVGTLDRLPGETVLDAGGLVLAPGFIDTHSHADSDIFEHPDALAAISQGITTVVVGQDGGSPYPLADFVARLEATGTSLNFASYIGHNTVREEIMGDDFRRVATADEIAAMRDLLLEEYANGAIGLATGLEYDPGIYSDSNEVLALAQAVADAGGRYISHMRSEDRWLHEAVDEIISIGRETGMPVQISHFKLAMKSLWGSAPEVLAKLNAARAEGIDITADIYPYEFWQSNMMVLLPERDPTDREAVGFALAELAPPDGIWLTDFQPQPEYVGKTLTEIAAIRETDAVSTYSQLVQESQAMSEQTGRGADSIIGTSMTDSDIGQLLSWEHTNICTDGGLVDLHPRATGSFPRILARYVREQKLLSIETAIRKMSGLAADHMGMRERGYIRPGMVADLVLFNADTVTDRATPAEPDALSEGIVAVWVAGEQVYADGQALAARPGRFLKYAP comes from the coding sequence ATGACTTACCGAATGACGATCAGGGCGACGTTGGCGGCATGGCTACTGGCCAGCATGCTGACCGCCTGCGGGGAATCCGGGGAAGCACTGACGGAGGCATCGACAGACTCGCTGTTGATACACAATGCATCCATTGTCGATGGCAGCGGCAAAGCCGCATACACCGCGGACCTCAGAATCAGCGGTGAGCGCATCCTCGCCGTGGGCACCCTCGACCGCCTGCCGGGCGAAACCGTGCTGGATGCCGGCGGACTGGTACTGGCGCCGGGTTTCATCGATACCCACAGCCACGCCGACAGCGACATCTTCGAACACCCGGACGCGCTGGCCGCCATCAGTCAGGGCATAACGACCGTGGTCGTCGGCCAGGACGGCGGCTCGCCCTATCCGCTGGCGGACTTCGTGGCGCGACTGGAAGCCACCGGCACCAGCCTGAATTTTGCGAGTTACATCGGGCACAACACCGTCCGCGAAGAAATCATGGGTGACGATTTCCGGCGCGTGGCCACTGCAGACGAGATAGCAGCGATGCGCGACTTGCTGCTTGAGGAATACGCGAACGGCGCGATCGGACTGGCGACAGGCCTGGAATACGACCCCGGCATTTACTCTGACAGCAACGAAGTGCTGGCGCTTGCGCAGGCCGTTGCTGATGCCGGTGGTCGCTATATCAGCCACATGCGCAGCGAAGACCGCTGGCTGCATGAAGCCGTGGACGAAATCATCAGCATCGGCCGCGAGACCGGCATGCCGGTGCAAATCTCGCATTTCAAACTGGCGATGAAAAGCTTGTGGGGCAGCGCGCCTGAGGTATTGGCGAAGTTGAATGCGGCGCGCGCGGAAGGCATCGATATCACCGCGGACATTTACCCCTACGAGTTCTGGCAATCAAACATGATGGTGCTGTTGCCCGAACGCGACCCGACCGATCGCGAAGCAGTGGGTTTTGCACTCGCCGAGCTGGCACCGCCGGATGGCATCTGGCTGACAGACTTTCAGCCGCAACCGGAATACGTCGGCAAGACGCTGACCGAGATTGCCGCGATTCGCGAGACGGATGCCGTATCAACCTATTCGCAGCTCGTGCAGGAATCACAGGCGATGTCAGAGCAAACCGGCCGTGGCGCAGACTCCATCATCGGCACCAGCATGACGGATTCCGATATCGGACAGCTGCTGTCCTGGGAACACACCAACATCTGCACCGACGGCGGCCTCGTTGATCTGCACCCGCGCGCAACCGGCTCGTTTCCGCGCATTCTGGCGCGCTACGTTCGTGAACAAAAACTGCTGAGCATTGAAACCGCTATACGCAAGATGAGCGGTCTTGCCGCCGACCACATGGGCATGCGGGAACGCGGCTATATCCGTCCCGGCATGGTGGCGGACCTGGTGCTGTTCAATGCCGACACCGTCACGGATCGGGCAACGCCAGCGGAACCTGATGCGCTTTCCGAGGGCATCGTTGCGGTCTGGGTTGCCGGCGAGCAAGTGTATGCAGACGGACAGGCACTGGCTGCCCGCCCTGGTCGTTTCCTGAAGTACGCGCCGTAA